GTTGTTATGGTAAAACATATATCGTTCTGGGTGTGCTAATACAGGTTTATAGCCCTGTAGTTGCAACTCAAATAATATATCGTACAATTGCATTGGTGGGTTTAAGTAGGACATTTCTACTAGCACATAATCGTCTTTAAGTGTTAGTAACGGCTCCGATTTAAAAAGCGTCATAAAAGTATCGTCTATCAAATACTCTGCTGCTGCTTTAAAAGGCACATTAATGTTATTTTGGAGTTGCGCATTCAATGCTATTTTTTCGGTAGCCTTTATTCCTTCCGAAGTATTATTCCAAACCCCATTCAATACATGGGGTGTTGTTATAAACTGGCTAAAACCATAGTCCATTAAGGTGTTTACTAATAAATTGGAATCGTCCTCGTCTTTGGCACCGTCGTCTATACTAGGTAATAAGTGGGAGTGGATATCTACATAACCATCAGGAATAATATCTACGAGCCTTGTTTTAGGTTTTTTGAAGAATAACAAATTGTGCTTTTTTTAATTGTACTACACAAAAATAGTGTAAAAATTCAATCACAAAACGCAGTGTGCTATTTGTTTTTACTTGTTTGCAAACTGTTTTTGTTGCTGTATAACTCGTAAAAATACTACTATATGTAGTGCAATAATAGGTAGCATTATAGTAATATGTACTTTGTTTAGTATATACAGAACGTAAATGAGTAACAGAGCACCACAAATATAAGTAGTTACTTTTGCAGCTTTAGTTTTATTTGTTGCTACAAAATAAGCCAGTAATAAGAGTATAGGGTTAATTAATAGCGTGTTATGGTTTTGGCTTATCTCGCTATGGGAGGAATAAAAGCCTATTGCGCAAAAGAAGATTCCTAATAGCCCAGTTACAACCATGTAGGCTAGCATTACTTTTTTATTTTTGGTAAAGTATATTAGTAAAAGCATAGTAATAACAAAACTATAAAAGCTGTTCCATAACAATACTCTGTACTCACCATTATTACCTTGTACTATTATGCTAGCAGGTTTTGCTAGCGGTTTACCTTGTAGTGTAGTGTTTTCCAAACTTTCTTTAAGCTGAAAAGGTAAAAAAACCTCACTTATAGTATTATCTGTTTCGTTACCAAATACCATGTTAATACCTAACTTTTCGTAAAAGTGATTATCTAGGTAATTGTATAAAATTGCTCTGTAGCTTTTACCCTTATCCGAGATGTCCATAGATAATTCTGTATCAATATTATCACTAATAATATCGGCAACCATAGTGGTACAATTTCTATCTATAAATTTATAGGTGTAAAAGCGTCTTTCTTCAGATAATAAAATACTATTCAATTCATCAGCAATAGCTTGCTTTTCCGATAGGTTAAGTACTAGCTCCTGTTCGTACACCGTACGCTGATAATATTGATATTCTGCGATAAAATCGTTGTATGAGCCGATGGATACAAAATATTGCAAGTTACCTTCTACAAACTTTAGGTAAAAATTGGGCGTACTAAAATCGAAGGCTCCAAAATTGTAAACAACGTCCAGTCCCATGCTCGGGTCGGCCACTCTAATTGCAGTATGTCCAAAAACAGAATACAATTCCTCTCCAGCATCGCAGGTTAGTAAAGTTACCTTTGCCCGATTTGATAGTGGTATTTGTGCATTGCTTTTTAATGAAGTAAAAAATAATACAAGCAGTATGCAGGTAAGAATAAAACTTCGCATTTTTGGGATTGATTTTTATCGTGTAAAGGTACCCAAATCTACTTTAAGAGAAAATATATTTGAGTATAGTGCAGCACTTTGGTCGCCAATATCGGTAAGCGCATAATCTACAGATATGCCTTTGTATTTAAACCCAAGCCCAATGTTGGGCTGAAACCCCAATTTATCCGATCCGTCTATTTGTGTAATAGTCTGAAAGTTACCTACACCACCTCTAAGAAAAACAAGGTCGATGTAACCAAACTCAAAGCCAACTGCGGGGTCTATACTAATAGCTTCTGTTGCAATAATATCGTTTGTTTGCGCAAATCGCATGTTTAAATTGGCGGCAGCTAAAATGCTGTAATCATGTCGTATTAAAAACTTTTTTGCAAAACCTAGTTGTGCTTTTGGTAAAGTTATCTCGGTAGTTTCGGGTAATTCTTGGTTTTCTCCAGGTATGGCATTTTGTACACTAGCATATTCATCTTCATCAATACTCCAAACATTATAGGTTGTTGTTATATCCCGAAGCATTAAACCTATTTTCCAGTCGTTATCAGTTTCATATTGTATACCAATATCAAAACCAAACCCCCACGAGTTGGCAAACTTACCAATAACACGGCGTATAACTTTGGCATTAACACCGTAGTTTAGCCCATCTAATGGTAATGCCCTTGCGTAGGATACTGTAATACCATAATCGGCTGTGGAGAATAAGCTAATTCTGTTATAATCTATATTTCCCTCACTATCTATAAGTTCGGTAGTATTTAGTATATCATCTACACCAAAGCGTATAATTGATATCCCGAATGCAGAACGGTCGTCTATAGGCATCGCAAAACCAGCATAATCGTACTGTGCAATATTAGCAAAATAACTAGCGTGCATTAAGGCAACTTGCTTATCTTTTACTTTTAATAGCCCTGCAGGGTTCCAGTAGCCCGAATTTACATCGCTAGTATGCGCTGTAACGGCATTGCTCATACCCAACGCAGCAGCATCTACACCAATATTCATAAATTCGTTAGAGTATTTTCTAACCGACTGTGCGTAAGTATAAAGGGATATAAAAAGTGATATGATTACAAGAAACTTTCTCAATACAATTATTTTGTGCAAATATTACATAAAATTCTCAATTACTAAACTCTATTTCAATTAACTTATTGTGCTAACTTTGCCCTTATAAAAACACAAACCATGCCTTTTAGCAAATATATTCCCAATTTTATTACGCTACTTAACCTCTTTTCGGGGCTATTAGCACTTATATGTGCTTTTAATAATGATTTTGAAATGGCATTTGCGTTTGTTTGCTTAGGTATATTTTTCGATTTTTGGGATGGTTTTTTTGCCAGAATATTAAAGGTGCAAAGTGAAGTTGGTTTGCAATTGGATTCACTTGCCGATATGGTTACTAGTGGAGTTGTACCAGGTGTGGTAATGTATAAAATGCTTTATACTATATACGATTTTTCAGGTGCAGATGTGTCTGAGCATTTACTCCATTACTTTTTACCCTATATTGGGTTTATTATTACATTGGCATCGTGCTACAGGCTAGCAAAGTTTAATGTAGATACAAGGCAAACAACGTCGTTTATTGGGCTGCCAACGCCTGCTAATGCTTTGTTTATATTGAGCTTACCGTTAATACTTGATGATTCGCCAAATACTAGTATTGTATACAATATGCTTATGAACCCTTATGTGCTTATGGGTATAACTGCCTTAAGTGCTTACATGCTTAACGCGGAAATACCATTATTTTCGTTAAAAATAAAACAGTTCAACTTTAAAGATAATAAACTGCAAATAGGCTTTTTAGTTTTAGCGTTGGTTTTATTAATAATACTAAAATATCTTGCCATTCCGCTAATAATTATTGCTTACGTTGTACTTTCAGTAATAAACAATTTATTTTCACAGCAGCCTACCGAATAAATGAAGCGTACTCCGTTAAATAAGAGAAAAACTACGCAACGAAAGCCCAAAAAGCCTACGATGGTTGCCTCTACAAGAAAATCTAAAAAGAAACAGGGAAAATCATTCTTAAAAACATTAAAGTACGTAGTATTGCTATCAGTTACTGTTGTAATACTAGCAGTAGGGTACCATTATCGTAACGGGGTGTTATATTACTTGGGCTTTACAACCAGTAAAAACATAGATACGCTTACAAAAGAAGAGCGCAAAATAGCCGACCTCCGTATTTACGATATAGTAGGGCGCCATAGCGATAAAATATTTGGTATAGATGTGTCGCACTATCAAGGTGAAATAAACTGGAAAGAGTTACAGCAAGCCGAAGAACAGTTTCCGCTACACTTTATATTTATACGTGCTACCGCTGGTAAAGATAAAACCGATACTAAGTTTGCAGAAAACTGGAAGCGTAGCAAGCAAAACGGATACTTGCGTGGTGCTTACCACTATTACCGCCCTGACGAGAACTCTATGGCGCAAGCCAATAATTTTATTGCTACTGTAAAATTAGCTGAAGGCGATTTACCGCCTGTACTCGATATAGAAAGGTTACCCAACAAGCAAAGTATGGATAGCCTTAAAATAGGGTTGCAACGCTGGTTGGATAGGGTAGAGGCACACTATGATGTAGCACCTATTATATATAGTGGCGAGAGTTTTTATACTGATTTCTTAAAAGAAGAATTTTCAGATTACAAACTGTGGATAGCCAATTATAGCTTTTTTAAAGATAGAATACGCGATGAGTGGTTGTTTTGGCAATTTACCGATAAAGCCCAGATTAAAGGTATTAACGGCAATGTAGATGTAAATATTTATAACGGAAATTTGGAAGAACTCACAGGTATGCTTATTTTAGATAGCGGTAATTAATAGTTGGATTATTTTATATTTAGCATTGATAAAAACCAAATCAATTACACCATGAAAATTAAATTACTTACCTTATTTTTAACAATTGTTCTTGTAGGGTGCGCCTCAAAAACTTCTCATAATAGAGCAAGCAAAGTTGCTGCGGATTATGGTTATTCAGAAGATAATCCGATAAAAGTCGGCGGAGTTTCAAATGGTCCCTCTAATGAGCGGAAATACCTGCATAGCCTAACAGGGTTAAATGGAGAGCCAGTTTATTTTAAAAGATTGGGAAGTTGTTGCCCTTTTAAGAGCGAAAAAGCTGCTTTAGGAGGCGGTATGCTTGATCTTTACGAAGTAAAGATTCAGGGCGATACTGTAACGAAGAAGCTTTATTTGAATATGTACGATAAAGATAAATTGTATGCGCCAAAAGGGTTTTTGATGAAAGATTGAGTACTTTATTTATTTTTCATTTCAGTTTACTCAACATTTTTTTGAAAATCAAGTTTCTTTTTACGCAACTCAAAATTTTGCCCAAGGTACACCTTACGTACCATTTCATCTTCTACCAATTCTTCAGGCTTACCAGCTTTTAGTATACCACCTTCAAACATTAGGTACGTTTTGTCGGTAATGGCAAGCGTTTCTTGTACGTTGTGGTCGGTAATTAGGATACCAATATTTTTGTTTTTTAGCTGCGCTACAATACGCTGAATATCCTCTACAGCTACGGGGTCTACCCCTGCAAAAGGCTCATCAAGTAAAATAAACTTAGGGTCGGTAGCCAATGCACGCGCTATTTCGGTACGCCTACGCTCACCTCCCGATAGTAAATCGCCACGATTGGTGCGTATGTGCTGTAACGAAAACTCATCAATAAGCGATTCCATTTTAGCTTCCTGTTCTTTTTTAGAGAGGGTTGTAAGCTGTAAAACGCTTAATATATTATCTTCAATACTTAATTTCCTAAAAACAGAGGCTTCCTGAGCCAGATAACCAATACCATTTTGGGCACGCTTGTACATCGGGAAATCGGTTATCTCCATATCATCAAGATAAATATTTCCACTATTCGGTTTTACTAACCCTACAATCATGTAAAACGATGTTGTTTTACCAGCACCATTGGGTCCTAGTAATCCAACAATTTCGCCTTGACTTACTTGTACCGAAATGCCTTTTACAACGCTTCTGCCTTTATATGTTTTTACTAAGTTATCTGCTCTTAAAATCATGTTATGTTGTATTATACTGTTTTTAGTTGGTACATTTTTTATGCCATAATGTACAAAAACAGCAACTAAATATACATTTAATAATTGTATTACACTACTTTCTTCCTTCTGTCAATACGAGCAGCAATAAGGATGCTTATCTCATATAAAATAACTAAGGGTATAGTAACAATTACTTGGCTAACTACATCGGGTGGGGTTACTATAGCCGCTATAATTAACATAATAACGTAAGCATAACGACGGTAGCCACGTAATGTAACCGCAGTAACTAAGCCTATTTTAGATAGGAAATACATTATTATAGGCAGCTCAAATATTAACCCGCACGATATTGAGGTTGTTTTAATAATACTGAGGTACGATTGTAAGTCGATATCATTCTTAACAACATCACTAATCCTGTAATTGCCCAAAAAGTTGAGTGAAAGCGGTGTAATTATATAGTATCCGAATAATATTCCTAAGAAGAACAGAACAGAAGTACAAAATAAAAAAGCAACGGCGTATTTGCGTTCACTTTCGTACAATGCAGGGCTTATAAATTTCCAGAACTCCCATAGTATTACAGGGAATGCCAATATAAAGCCTACAGCTATAGAGGTCCAGATATCAGTAGAGAATTGCCCATCCATAGTACGGCTCTGTATCTCAAACGGAAGTCTTTCCATGCAAAAACTCTTATCAAGATCGTACTTGTTTGCCAAATCGCAAAAAAACTGGTAGGTAATAAAATCACCATCTATAGGAGCAAAAATAATTTCATCAAAAATAAAGCTACTAAATGTAAAGGCAATAGCTGCACATACTATAATGGCTATTGTACCTCGTACGAGTAACCAGCGTAGCTCTTCCAGATGATCTAGAAATGACATATCGACTGGATTTTTTTTGCTCTTTTTTGCCATCTCTTAAATTATTCCTTCCTTTAATATGTCGTGTAAATGCAGTATGCCTTTGTAAACACCATCATCGGCTACTACAAGTTGCGTTATAGCAAAGTTTTCCATGGTATTGAGTGCTTCTGTAGCCATTGCGGTTGTTTTTATGGTTTTAGGGCTTTTCGTCATAATATCAGCAGCTTTAACGCCTGCAATATTATCCCTGTCGTTAAGCATGCGTCGTATATCACCATCAGTAATAATACCTACAACCTTATTATTGTCTATTACAGTTGTAACCCCTAACCGTTTTTCCGATATTTCTACAATTGCCTTTTTAATACTGCAATCGGGGCTTACTTGTGGCTTATGCGTAGCATCTAGCATATCGCCTACGCGTAGCAATAATTTTTTACCCAACGCACCACCAGGGTGGTATAGGGCAAAGTCTTCACTTTTAAAATCTCTGAGTTGCATTAAGCATACTGCTAGGGCATCGCCCAGCACCAATTGTGCTGTGGTACTGTTGGTAGGCGCTAAATTATTGGGGCACGACTCTGATGCTACATAAGCATGCAAAATATAGTCGGATTCCTTTCCTAGGAAGGAATTTTTATTAGCCGTCATGCCAATTAGCGTATTGTTATAGCGTTTTAATAGTGGTGCAAGTACTTTAATTTCGGGACTATTACCACTTTTAGAGATACAGATAATTACATCGCCCGGTTGAACCATACCTAAATCGCCATGAATAGCCTCTGATGCGTGCAAAAAAACTGATGGTGTACCTGTAGAATTGAGTGTAGCTACTATTTTAGACGCAATAATGGCGCTTTTACCTATTCCGGTAACTACAACCCTGCCCTTTGCGTTAAAAATAGTTTCTGTAGCGGTAACAAAATCATCATCTAGGTATTCCGTTAAACCAGCAATACTCTCACTCTCAGAAAGAATTGTAGCTCTAGCCGAAGCTAGTATAGTATCTGTATTTATCAAACTTTGTAAATGTTTAAAAAGTTGTGCGTATTAAAGATTTTTGTATATTTAGGTTCTGCAAATTTATGTAATTTACTATTAATAAATAATGAAATCAACCGAAATTGACTTACATAAAGAGTTAAAAAAGTATTTTGGTTTTAACAAATTCAAAGGGCTACAAGAAGATGTCGTTAAAAGTATAATTTCTGGTAATAATACCTTTGTAATTATGCCCACGGGTGGCGGTAAATCGTTATGTTATCAGCTACCAGCACTAGCCCTAGAGGGTACTGCTATTGTGGTTTCCCCCTTAATCGCCCTTATGAAGAATCAGGTAGACGCTATTCGTAGCCTATCGTCAGAATCTGGTGTTGCCCATGTACTCAATTCTTCACTTACCAAAACAGAAATCAATCAAGTTAAAAAAGATATTACTTCAGGGTTAACAAAGCTGTTGTACGTTGCTCCTGAATCGTTAACAAAGGAAGAGTATGTAAATTTCCTTAGAGGGGTTACTATTTCTTTCGTGGCGATAGATGAGGCACACTGCATCTCAGAGTGGGGACACGATTTTCGCCCTGAGTACCGTAACTTACGCCATATTATAAAACAGTTAGGCGATAATGTACCCGTTATAGGGCTTACAGCTACTGCTACGCCTAAAGTACAGGAAGATATCCTGAAAAATCTAGATATGTCCGATGCTAGGGTTTTTAAAGCATCGTTTAACAGAGCGAATCTCTTTTATGAGGTACGTACCAAAACAAAGAATGTAGAATCGGATATTATCCGTTTCATCAGGCAGCACAAAGGTAAATCGGGCGTTATATACTGCCTTAGCCGTAAAAAAGTGGAAGAAATTGCACAAGTGTTACAAGTTAACGGAATTAGTGCTGTACCCTACCACGCTGGATTAGATGGTAAAACACGTGCCAAGCATCAGGATATGTTCCTTATGGAGGATGTAGATGTGGTGGTAGCCACCATAGCTTTTGGTATGGGTATAGATAAGCCTGACGTACGCTTTGTAATCCACCATGATATACCCAAATCGTTAGAGAGCTACTACCAAGAAACAGGTAGGGCAGGACGTGACGGTGGCGAAGGGCATTGTTTGGCTTATTACTCGTACAAAGATATTGAGAAGCTCGAAAAATTTATGTCGGGCAAACCCATAGCCGAGCAAGAAATAGGATATGCGTTACTGCAAGAGGTAGTGGCTTATGCCGAAACCTCCATGTCGCGCCGTAAATTTTTGCTGCATTATTTTGGAGAAGAATTTGATGAGGTAAATGGTGAGGGTGCTAATATGGATGATAATATTCGTAACCCAAAAACCAAAGTAGAAGCAAAAGACCAAGTAGTAACACTACTTGAAACGATAAGAGACACCAAACAGTTATACAAAGCCAAAGAGGTGATATTTACCTTAGTAGGCAAGGTAAATGCAGTAATAAAATCGCACCGTACCGATGCACAACCCTTTTTTGGTAAAGGAGCTGCTTTTGACGAGAAGTATTGGATGGCGCTTATACGCCAAGTTTTAGTAGAAGGTTATATCTCTAAAGATATAGAGTCCTACGGTGTAATAAAAATCACACCTAAAGGCGAAGCATTTTTACAAAGTCCATCATCGTTTATGATGAGTGAAGACCACGAGTACAATGATACCGATAATGAGGCAACCATAACGGCGTCAAAATCTTCTGGAACCTCCGATGAGGTGCTAATAAGTATGTTGAAAGACTTACGTAAAAAAGTAGCTAAAAAACTGGGAGTACCACCATTTGTAGTATTCCAAGACCCTTCGTTGGAGGATATGGCATTAAAATATCCTGTAACCGTTGAGGAGCTTGGCGGTGTACACGGTGTAGGCGAAAACAAGGCTAAAAAATATGGTAAAGATTTTGTAGCCCTTATAGCCAATTATGTTGAGGAAAATGATATTGTACGTCCTGACGACCTTGTGGTAAAATCTACAGGAGCAAACTCTGGTTTGAAATTATACATAATCCAGAATATTGATAGAAAACTACCGCTAAATGATATTTCGAAAGCAAAAGGACTCGATATGGAAGGTTTGCTCAAAGAAATGGAGCAAATAGTATATTCGGGTACGCGCCTCAACATTAAGTATTGGATAGATGAAATTTTAGACGAGGATCAGCAAGAAGAAATTCAGGACTATTTTATGGAGTCAGAATCCGATAATATAAAAGCAGCATTAGAAGAGTTTGATGGCGATTATGACACTGAAGAGCTGCGACTAATGCGTATTAAGTTTATTAGTGAGGTAGCCAATTAAAGGAAGCTGTTTTACTTTAAAAAGGAGGGGGTATAAGTTTAACTTATACCCCCTCCTTTTTTGCGAATATAAATATGTTAAAGTTATATTAAAAAAATATTCATTTATTTTTAGTTAGGATATCTAACTATATTTGTATTGTAATTGCAATTACACTGAGTTATTAGTAAAAACTTTAAAATCATTAAAAATGAGTAAATCAATTTTTTATCACGCAGGTTGTCCTGTTTGTGTTAGTGCAGAACATGATATTATCGAACTCGTTGGTAGTT
The Flavobacterium litorale genome window above contains:
- a CDS encoding tyrosine-protein phosphatase, which encodes MLFFKKPKTRLVDIIPDGYVDIHSHLLPSIDDGAKDEDDSNLLVNTLMDYGFSQFITTPHVLNGVWNNTSEGIKATEKIALNAQLQNNINVPFKAAAEYLIDDTFMTLFKSEPLLTLKDDYVLVEMSYLNPPMQLYDILFELQLQGYKPVLAHPERYMFYHNNMEAYKKLKKAGCLFQINLLSVTGYYGKPVLDNCKMLLDEDMIDYAGSDTHHTRHAAALKNPILLKKFKNLEKALNNNSHFKM
- a CDS encoding lipoprotein N-acyltransferase Lnb domain-containing protein: MRSFILTCILLVLFFTSLKSNAQIPLSNRAKVTLLTCDAGEELYSVFGHTAIRVADPSMGLDVVYNFGAFDFSTPNFYLKFVEGNLQYFVSIGSYNDFIAEYQYYQRTVYEQELVLNLSEKQAIADELNSILLSEERRFYTYKFIDRNCTTMVADIISDNIDTELSMDISDKGKSYRAILYNYLDNHFYEKLGINMVFGNETDNTISEVFLPFQLKESLENTTLQGKPLAKPASIIVQGNNGEYRVLLWNSFYSFVITMLLLIYFTKNKKVMLAYMVVTGLLGIFFCAIGFYSSHSEISQNHNTLLINPILLLLAYFVATNKTKAAKVTTYICGALLLIYVLYILNKVHITIMLPIIALHIVVFLRVIQQQKQFANK
- a CDS encoding putative type IX sorting system protein PorV2, with product MRKFLVIISLFISLYTYAQSVRKYSNEFMNIGVDAAALGMSNAVTAHTSDVNSGYWNPAGLLKVKDKQVALMHASYFANIAQYDYAGFAMPIDDRSAFGISIIRFGVDDILNTTELIDSEGNIDYNRISLFSTADYGITVSYARALPLDGLNYGVNAKVIRRVIGKFANSWGFGFDIGIQYETDNDWKIGLMLRDITTTYNVWSIDEDEYASVQNAIPGENQELPETTEITLPKAQLGFAKKFLIRHDYSILAAANLNMRFAQTNDIIATEAISIDPAVGFEFGYIDLVFLRGGVGNFQTITQIDGSDKLGFQPNIGLGFKYKGISVDYALTDIGDQSAALYSNIFSLKVDLGTFTR
- a CDS encoding CDP-alcohol phosphatidyltransferase family protein; this encodes MPFSKYIPNFITLLNLFSGLLALICAFNNDFEMAFAFVCLGIFFDFWDGFFARILKVQSEVGLQLDSLADMVTSGVVPGVVMYKMLYTIYDFSGADVSEHLLHYFLPYIGFIITLASCYRLAKFNVDTRQTTSFIGLPTPANALFILSLPLILDDSPNTSIVYNMLMNPYVLMGITALSAYMLNAEIPLFSLKIKQFNFKDNKLQIGFLVLALVLLIILKYLAIPLIIIAYVVLSVINNLFSQQPTE
- a CDS encoding glycoside hydrolase family 25 protein, which translates into the protein MKRTPLNKRKTTQRKPKKPTMVASTRKSKKKQGKSFLKTLKYVVLLSVTVVILAVGYHYRNGVLYYLGFTTSKNIDTLTKEERKIADLRIYDIVGRHSDKIFGIDVSHYQGEINWKELQQAEEQFPLHFIFIRATAGKDKTDTKFAENWKRSKQNGYLRGAYHYYRPDENSMAQANNFIATVKLAEGDLPPVLDIERLPNKQSMDSLKIGLQRWLDRVEAHYDVAPIIYSGESFYTDFLKEEFSDYKLWIANYSFFKDRIRDEWLFWQFTDKAQIKGINGNVDVNIYNGNLEELTGMLILDSGN
- a CDS encoding 2-dehydro-3-deoxyphosphooctonate aldolase, coding for MKIKLLTLFLTIVLVGCASKTSHNRASKVAADYGYSEDNPIKVGGVSNGPSNERKYLHSLTGLNGEPVYFKRLGSCCPFKSEKAALGGGMLDLYEVKIQGDTVTKKLYLNMYDKDKLYAPKGFLMKD
- the lptB gene encoding LPS export ABC transporter ATP-binding protein — encoded protein: MILRADNLVKTYKGRSVVKGISVQVSQGEIVGLLGPNGAGKTTSFYMIVGLVKPNSGNIYLDDMEITDFPMYKRAQNGIGYLAQEASVFRKLSIEDNILSVLQLTTLSKKEQEAKMESLIDEFSLQHIRTNRGDLLSGGERRRTEIARALATDPKFILLDEPFAGVDPVAVEDIQRIVAQLKNKNIGILITDHNVQETLAITDKTYLMFEGGILKAGKPEELVEDEMVRKVYLGQNFELRKKKLDFQKNVE
- the tatC gene encoding twin-arginine translocase subunit TatC, coding for MSFLDHLEELRWLLVRGTIAIIVCAAIAFTFSSFIFDEIIFAPIDGDFITYQFFCDLANKYDLDKSFCMERLPFEIQSRTMDGQFSTDIWTSIAVGFILAFPVILWEFWKFISPALYESERKYAVAFLFCTSVLFFLGILFGYYIITPLSLNFLGNYRISDVVKNDIDLQSYLSIIKTTSISCGLIFELPIIMYFLSKIGLVTAVTLRGYRRYAYVIMLIIAAIVTPPDVVSQVIVTIPLVILYEISILIAARIDRRKKVV
- a CDS encoding KpsF/GutQ family sugar-phosphate isomerase; the protein is MINTDTILASARATILSESESIAGLTEYLDDDFVTATETIFNAKGRVVVTGIGKSAIIASKIVATLNSTGTPSVFLHASEAIHGDLGMVQPGDVIICISKSGNSPEIKVLAPLLKRYNNTLIGMTANKNSFLGKESDYILHAYVASESCPNNLAPTNSTTAQLVLGDALAVCLMQLRDFKSEDFALYHPGGALGKKLLLRVGDMLDATHKPQVSPDCSIKKAIVEISEKRLGVTTVIDNNKVVGIITDGDIRRMLNDRDNIAGVKAADIMTKSPKTIKTTAMATEALNTMENFAITQLVVADDGVYKGILHLHDILKEGII
- a CDS encoding RecQ family ATP-dependent DNA helicase; the protein is MKSTEIDLHKELKKYFGFNKFKGLQEDVVKSIISGNNTFVIMPTGGGKSLCYQLPALALEGTAIVVSPLIALMKNQVDAIRSLSSESGVAHVLNSSLTKTEINQVKKDITSGLTKLLYVAPESLTKEEYVNFLRGVTISFVAIDEAHCISEWGHDFRPEYRNLRHIIKQLGDNVPVIGLTATATPKVQEDILKNLDMSDARVFKASFNRANLFYEVRTKTKNVESDIIRFIRQHKGKSGVIYCLSRKKVEEIAQVLQVNGISAVPYHAGLDGKTRAKHQDMFLMEDVDVVVATIAFGMGIDKPDVRFVIHHDIPKSLESYYQETGRAGRDGGEGHCLAYYSYKDIEKLEKFMSGKPIAEQEIGYALLQEVVAYAETSMSRRKFLLHYFGEEFDEVNGEGANMDDNIRNPKTKVEAKDQVVTLLETIRDTKQLYKAKEVIFTLVGKVNAVIKSHRTDAQPFFGKGAAFDEKYWMALIRQVLVEGYISKDIESYGVIKITPKGEAFLQSPSSFMMSEDHEYNDTDNEATITASKSSGTSDEVLISMLKDLRKKVAKKLGVPPFVVFQDPSLEDMALKYPVTVEELGGVHGVGENKAKKYGKDFVALIANYVEENDIVRPDDLVVKSTGANSGLKLYIIQNIDRKLPLNDISKAKGLDMEGLLKEMEQIVYSGTRLNIKYWIDEILDEDQQEEIQDYFMESESDNIKAALEEFDGDYDTEELRLMRIKFISEVAN